One segment of Antennarius striatus isolate MH-2024 chromosome 5, ASM4005453v1, whole genome shotgun sequence DNA contains the following:
- the LOC137595870 gene encoding caM kinase-like vesicle-associated protein — translation MPFGCLAVGEKKDYNNPSDVTDKYDMGQLIKSEEFCEIFRAKDKTTMRMYTCKKFLKKDGRKVRKAAKNEILILKMVKHPNILQLVDVFETKKEYFLFLELATGREVFDWILDQGYYSERDTSNVVRQVLEAVAYLHSLNIVHRNLKLENLVYYNRLKHSKIVISDFHLAKLENGLIKDPCGTPEYLAPEVVGRQRYGRPVDCWATGVIMYILLSGNPPFYDETEDDDYENHDKNLFRKILAGDYEFDSPYWDDISDSAKSLVARLMEVDQDQRLTAQEAINHEWISGGAASDKNIKENVCAQIEKNFARAKWKKAVRVTTIMKRLRGPDQGVLRAASPAAGADSAAPPAATDLSAPSSVITELPAGGETNQLAPEVGAGAGAGAGAGAGAGARPGLAAPAVEPEQPSPAQPEAEPTSRCNGEALVALQAAPDAGNEQG, via the exons ATGCCATTTGGCTGTTTAGCAGTCGGAGAAAAGAAGGATTATAACAATCCTTCGGATGTGACGGATAAATATGACATGGGACAGCTCATTAAATC GGAGGAGTTCTGTGAGATATTCAGGGCCAAGGACAAAACCACGATGAGAATGTACACGTGTAAAAAGTTCCTGAAAAAGGATGGAAGGAAAGTTCGCAAGGCTGCGAAAAATGAGATcctcattttgaaaat GGTGAAGCATCCCAATATTCTCCAACTGGTGGATGTCTTTGAGACCAAAAAGGAATACTTCCTCTTCCTTGAACT tgCAACAGGCAGAGAGGTATTCGATTGGATCCTAGATCAAGGTTACTACTCAGAGCGAGACACCAGCAATGTGGTTCGCCAGGTGTTGGAGGCTGTTGCCTACCTCCATTCCTTGAATATTGTTCACAGAAACCTGAAG TTGGAGAACTTGGTCTATTACAACCGCCTGAAGCATTCTAAAATAGTCATCAGTGACTTCCATCTCGCCAAGCTGGAGAACGGACTAATCAAAGACCCCTGCGGGACACCGGAGTATCTCG CTCCAGAAGTGGTCGGCAGACAGCGCTATGGCCGGCCTGTGGACTGCTGGGCAACAGGCGTCATCATGTACATCCT GCTGTCAGGCAACCCTCCTTTCTACGATGAAACCGAAGATGACGATTATGAAAATCACGACAAGAACCTATTCCGAAAAATCCTGGCAGGCGATTACGAGTTTGACTCTCCGTACTGGGATGACATCTCTGACTCAG CGAAGAGTCTGGTGGCTCGTTTGATGGAAGTCGATCAGGACCAGAGACTAACCGCTCAGGAGGCGATAAACCACGAATG GATCTCTGGTGGTGCAGCGTCAGACAAGAATATCaaggaaaatgtgtgtgcacaaaTAGAGAAGAACTTTGCTAGAGCAAAGTGGAAG aAAGCCGTGCGGGTCACCACCATCATGAAGCGATTGAGAGGACCTGATCAGGGCGTGTTGAGGGCAGCCAGCCCTGCCGCCGGCGCCGACTCAGCGGCTCCCCCGGCCGCCACAGACCTCTCTGCCCCTTCATCTGTCATTACAGAGCTCCCCGCTGGAGGGGAGACGAACCAGCTGGCGCCCGAGGTCGGAGCCGGAGCCGGAGCCGGAGCCGGAGCCGGAGCCGGAGCCGGAGCCAGGCCTGGGCTGGCAGCTCCGGCCGTGGAGCCGGAACAGCCGAGCCCGGCGCAGCCGGAGGCTGAGCCCACATCGCGTTGCAATGGAGAAGCTCTGGTCGCTCTCCAAGCAGCCCCTGATGCTGGGAACGAGCAGGGGTAG